One Campylobacter sp. RM16192 genomic region harbors:
- a CDS encoding phage antirepressor KilAC domain-containing protein: MSAIVAFNNLNLEVIEYQDTWALSDRQVAQGFGVTQNAIQQQRTKGATEYIEGMHYYYKDMYNDGKGVLTDTPVGSTRVYQKPQKMVFWTKKRVITLGFKLTETPQTILFRDWASDYILNGQNNPTSIQDVLADPRAVAKILLDYADTQDKNKYLEAKIKADEPYVDYGRTVEATDGCILIGTYAKTLCNQHQGINTGRARIFQIMRELKILQSNNEPYQEYLDKDYLRYIPCVYKKPNGEKVQGFTPMITPKGQVRLTEKIIGAIKAKNMPREVKI, from the coding sequence ATGAGTGCAATAGTAGCATTTAACAATCTAAATTTAGAGGTTATTGAGTATCAAGACACTTGGGCTTTATCAGACAGACAAGTAGCTCAAGGTTTTGGCGTAACCCAAAACGCAATACAGCAACAAAGAACCAAAGGAGCGACCGAATACATAGAGGGAATGCATTATTATTACAAAGATATGTATAACGACGGCAAAGGCGTACTAACAGACACCCCAGTGGGATCTACTAGGGTGTATCAAAAGCCTCAAAAAATGGTATTTTGGACTAAAAAAAGAGTTATTACTCTCGGATTTAAATTGACCGAAACGCCACAGACGATTTTATTCAGAGACTGGGCTAGTGATTACATACTAAACGGGCAAAACAACCCTACAAGCATTCAAGACGTCTTAGCAGACCCGCGAGCGGTAGCCAAAATTCTTTTAGACTACGCCGACACGCAAGACAAAAATAAATATCTCGAAGCTAAAATAAAAGCCGATGAGCCTTACGTGGATTACGGGCGAACGGTGGAAGCTACCGACGGGTGCATTTTAATAGGAACATACGCTAAAACGCTTTGCAATCAACATCAGGGCATAAATACAGGAAGAGCGCGTATTTTTCAAATAATGCGAGAGTTGAAAATTTTGCAATCAAACAACGAGCCTTATCAAGAATATTTAGATAAAGACTATCTGCGCTACATCCCGTGCGTATACAAAAAGCCAAACGGCGAAAAAGTTCAGGGGTTTACTCCGATGATAACACCCAAAGGACAGGTAAGGCTAACCGAGAAAATAATCGGGGCGATAAAAGCTAAAAATATGCCCCGTGAAGTCAAAATTTAA
- a CDS encoding helix-turn-helix transcriptional regulator — MKQTELKPKYLRASQIAQIYGIGLSTVWYFAKQGFLRPIKFSKNITFFDPSEVEAFFMRKGA; from the coding sequence ATGAAGCAAACCGAACTAAAACCAAAATACTTAAGAGCGTCGCAAATCGCACAGATTTACGGCATAGGATTAAGCACAGTGTGGTATTTTGCTAAACAAGGCTTTTTAAGACCTATCAAATTCAGCAAAAACATTACCTTTTTTGACCCCTCCGAAGTAGAGGCGTTTTTTATGAGAAAGGGCGCGTAA
- a CDS encoding tyrosine-type recombinase/integrase, whose product MSRIVKPLTDKQIRETKPKDKDYKLTDGDDLGLIVSKTGRKRWVFAFISPDTGKPNNTGLGNYPTLSLAEAREKRTELKKLVMSGADPITDKKRAKAQRISDHNCSFEKVFNEWLELEAKSILPQTLKTKRGRIENHVMPILKDRGIKSITHAEIAVILKEVSKATPQTAEIINQILNRVFLFAVSSGYTDINIMGNIDAKSIIPKTKVEHYAKLTEREDLKAFFNSIYDYPHFETIKNAMKLCLHIPLRAAPLSRLKWKYFDLEKRILTIPRAEQKIKRSEIGDFKLPLSDEVMRIIQDQARLSRAYEYVFINSHFTDHIHKDTATNAIKGFNFRDRQTGRVVTLHSLRGIFMTQAFNNMQKHKVSKEAIKKVLDHLHGDRVDLSYSEKADFLDELKILLDWWSDYILDIKDN is encoded by the coding sequence ATGTCAAGAATAGTAAAGCCCCTTACCGATAAGCAGATAAGAGAAACTAAGCCTAAAGACAAAGATTACAAGCTTACAGACGGCGACGACTTAGGGCTAATCGTAAGCAAGACAGGGCGCAAACGCTGGGTATTTGCTTTTATTAGTCCGGACACGGGCAAACCAAACAATACGGGGCTAGGTAATTACCCTACTTTATCATTAGCGGAGGCTAGAGAAAAGCGAACCGAGCTTAAAAAGCTCGTAATGAGTGGGGCAGACCCGATAACAGATAAGAAGCGCGCCAAAGCTCAAAGAATAAGCGATCATAACTGTAGCTTTGAAAAAGTCTTTAATGAGTGGCTGGAACTAGAAGCTAAGAGCATATTGCCACAGACGCTAAAGACAAAGCGAGGGCGCATAGAAAATCACGTAATGCCGATACTAAAAGACAGAGGCATAAAAAGCATAACTCACGCCGAAATAGCGGTAATACTCAAAGAAGTATCAAAGGCAACCCCGCAGACTGCCGAGATAATCAATCAAATTTTAAACCGCGTCTTTTTATTTGCCGTATCAAGTGGCTACACTGATATTAATATTATGGGCAATATTGACGCTAAGTCAATCATACCCAAAACAAAGGTAGAGCATTACGCTAAATTGACCGAGCGCGAGGATTTAAAAGCCTTTTTTAACTCTATTTACGACTACCCACATTTTGAGACGATTAAAAACGCGATGAAGCTATGCCTACACATACCGCTAAGAGCTGCGCCGTTATCGCGCCTAAAATGGAAATATTTTGATCTTGAAAAAAGAATTTTAACAATACCAAGAGCCGAGCAAAAAATTAAGCGTAGCGAAATAGGCGATTTTAAATTGCCGTTAAGCGATGAGGTTATGCGAATAATCCAAGATCAAGCCAGACTAAGCAGAGCATACGAATACGTCTTTATTAATTCTCACTTTACCGACCATATCCACAAAGACACCGCCACGAATGCAATTAAGGGCTTTAATTTTAGAGATAGGCAAACGGGGCGCGTAGTAACCCTGCATAGCCTAAGAGGCATATTTATGACGCAAGCGTTTAACAATATGCAAAAGCACAAAGTAAGCAAAGAAGCTATTAAAAAAGTGCTTGATCATCTACACGGCGATAGAGTGGACTTAAGCTATTCAGAAAAAGCCGACTTTTTAGACGAGCTTAAAATCCTGCTTGACTGGTGGAGCGATTACATATTAGACATAAAAGATAATTAG
- the murD gene encoding UDP-N-acetylmuramoyl-L-alanine--D-glutamate ligase, whose translation MKRSLFGYGGTTKAIAKNCQDEGIWDVYDDKFSQISKDEFGNNLLPVSEFNPDKSELEIPSPGFPPYHELIKKSQNLISEYDFFASKMPFSVWISGTNGKTTTTKMMQHLLEDKGSVMGGNVGTPLAELDTKAKIWILETSSFTLHYTNLAKPDIYVLLPITPDHLTWHGDMGSYEAAKLKPLGMMRENSVAILPEIYANTPTLAKVISYKNEKDLAKFCGVATNEINFKVPFLMDALLALAVQKIIFDKCDANLLNKFVIESNKLEEFNDKCGRIWVNDTKATNIDATIQALKRYENKFLHLILGGDDKGVDMTQLFEAINSANTKIYAIGSNSDKIMRLAEKFQIPALKCDFLDVAVTQIDKNLKKPTKEANSKEAQILDEIALLSPAAASLDQFNSYAERGDKFKEFVANL comes from the coding sequence ATGAAAAGAAGTTTGTTCGGTTACGGAGGCACAACCAAGGCTATTGCCAAAAACTGCCAAGATGAGGGAATTTGGGATGTATATGATGACAAATTTAGCCAAATTTCAAAGGATGAATTTGGAAATAATCTTTTGCCGGTAAGTGAATTTAATCCAGACAAAAGCGAACTTGAGATCCCAAGCCCCGGCTTTCCTCCGTATCATGAGCTGATTAAAAAATCGCAAAATTTGATAAGTGAATATGATTTTTTCGCATCCAAAATGCCTTTTAGCGTATGGATAAGCGGAACAAACGGCAAAACAACCACAACCAAGATGATGCAACACCTGCTTGAAGACAAAGGCTCGGTAATGGGCGGAAACGTAGGCACTCCACTAGCTGAATTAGATACTAAAGCTAAAATTTGGATACTGGAGACGAGCTCTTTCACGCTTCACTATACAAACCTTGCAAAGCCTGATATATACGTGCTTTTGCCTATAACGCCCGATCATCTTACTTGGCACGGCGATATGGGCTCTTATGAAGCCGCCAAGCTTAAGCCGCTTGGTATGATGAGAGAAAACTCGGTTGCAATATTGCCTGAAATTTACGCTAATACTCCGACTCTTGCAAAGGTCATAAGCTATAAAAACGAAAAGGATTTAGCTAAATTTTGCGGAGTTGCCACAAATGAGATAAATTTCAAAGTGCCGTTTTTAATGGACGCTCTTTTAGCGCTGGCGGTACAAAAAATAATCTTTGATAAATGCGACGCGAATTTACTAAACAAATTTGTGATAGAGAGCAATAAACTTGAAGAATTTAATGACAAATGCGGGCGGATTTGGGTAAATGACACAAAAGCTACCAATATCGACGCGACCATTCAAGCTCTAAAGCGATATGAGAATAAATTCTTGCACCTAATCCTAGGCGGAGATGATAAGGGTGTCGATATGACCCAGCTTTTTGAGGCTATAAATAGCGCAAATACTAAAATTTACGCTATCGGCTCAAATAGCGATAAGATTATGAGGCTAGCTGAGAAATTTCAAATTCCAGCTCTAAAATGCGATTTTTTAGATGTAGCCGTAACACAAATAGATAAAAATTTAAAAAAACCGACTAAGGAAGCAAATTCAAAAGAGGCTCAAATTTTAGACGAGATAGCTCTTCTAAGTCCTGCTGCTGCAAGCCTTGATCAGTTTAATAGCTACGCCGAGCGAGGAGATAAATTTAAAGAATTTGTTGCAAATTTATAA
- the mraY gene encoding phospho-N-acetylmuramoyl-pentapeptide-transferase, whose protein sequence is MFYYLYEILNFNIFQYITVRAGIAFFISFALTVYLMPKFIAWARAKNASQPIYELAPKTHQKKEKTPTMGGVVFMLTAILATIICARLDNSFVIASLLCLAGFTAIGFKDDISKILGANNHAGLSPKAKLLAQILVSFAVSTVLYLSGDIGTEFYVPFYKFPLLDLKIFAIVFWTLVIVAASNAVNLTDGLDGLAAVPAMLSLVTLGIFAYICGHALFSSYLLLPKIIGVGETIIIASALIGSLMGFLWFNCHPAQVFMGDSGSLSIGAYIGLMGVMTKNEILLIIIGFIFVIETLSVILQVGSFKIFKKRIFLMAPIHHHFEIKGWVENKIIVRFWIIALLANLIALTALKIR, encoded by the coding sequence ATGTTTTATTATCTTTATGAAATCCTAAATTTTAACATCTTTCAATACATCACAGTTCGCGCAGGCATAGCGTTTTTCATATCTTTTGCACTTACCGTTTATCTTATGCCTAAATTTATCGCTTGGGCAAGGGCTAAAAACGCCAGTCAGCCGATTTACGAGCTTGCTCCAAAAACACACCAAAAAAAAGAAAAAACCCCGACCATGGGAGGCGTAGTCTTTATGCTAACGGCAATACTGGCAACTATCATCTGTGCCAGACTTGATAATAGCTTCGTTATCGCCTCTTTGCTCTGTCTTGCGGGTTTTACGGCGATCGGATTTAAAGACGACATATCAAAAATTCTAGGCGCAAACAACCACGCGGGGCTAAGCCCTAAAGCCAAGCTTTTAGCTCAAATTTTAGTATCTTTTGCGGTTTCAACCGTGCTTTATCTTAGCGGCGATATAGGAACCGAATTTTATGTGCCGTTTTATAAATTCCCGCTACTGGATCTTAAAATTTTTGCCATAGTCTTTTGGACACTAGTTATAGTTGCGGCCTCAAATGCGGTAAATTTAACGGACGGGCTTGACGGGCTTGCGGCAGTTCCTGCAATGCTTTCGCTTGTTACGCTAGGAATTTTTGCCTATATCTGCGGACATGCGCTATTTAGCTCTTATTTGCTACTTCCAAAGATCATCGGTGTGGGCGAAACTATCATCATCGCTTCGGCTCTAATCGGCTCTCTGATGGGATTTTTATGGTTTAACTGCCATCCCGCACAAGTTTTCATGGGTGATAGCGGAAGTCTTAGCATAGGCGCTTACATAGGACTTATGGGAGTTATGACCAAAAACGAAATTTTGCTTATTATCATAGGATTTATCTTTGTAATTGAGACTTTAAGCGTTATTTTGCAGGTTGGAAGCTTTAAAATTTTCAAAAAGAGAATTTTCTTAATGGCGCCTATTCATCATCATTTCGAGATTAAAGGCTGGGTTGAAAACAAAATCATCGTTAGATTTTGGATCATCGCGCTTTTAGCAAACCTCATCGCGCTAACCGCATTAAAGATAAGATAA
- the gpmI gene encoding 2,3-bisphosphoglycerate-independent phosphoglycerate mutase encodes MKQKTILVITDGIGFNPNSEFNAFAAAKKPTYDWLFKNVPNSLIKTSGLAVGLPKGQMGNSEVGHMCIGSGRVLYQNLVKISLGFKDGSLSQNAKLKELFTKCKNIHIIGLYSDGGVHSHLEHFDDMCKLAKDNGCEIYAHAITDGRDVAPTSAAEFVKQLEEKFNVATVCGRFYAMDRDKRWDRVSEAYKTMIDGANLQSLKPSEYIQNSYDEGVLDEFIKPASFNGFKGIGKDDGVVFINFRNDRMRQIVAAFGVSEFSEFKRPFVVQNLVTMTEYDANFSFPVLFENDKITNTLAEVISRAGLRQLHTAETEKYAHVTFFFNGGVEELLENETRILIPSPKVKTYDEKPEMSADGVCDAVLKAIDDGQDFIVVNFANGDMVGHTGDFNAGVKAVEAVDSALGKIVAKVEEKGYAMIITSDHGNCEEMRDKSGMLTNHTTYDVFCFVLGDGVKEVKTGGLNNIAASVLRLMGLEKPAEMDEPLI; translated from the coding sequence ATGAAACAAAAAACTATTTTAGTGATAACAGACGGCATAGGATTTAATCCAAACTCAGAATTTAACGCATTTGCAGCGGCGAAAAAGCCGACTTATGATTGGCTATTTAAAAATGTGCCAAATTCGCTTATCAAGACTTCAGGTCTTGCGGTAGGCTTGCCTAAGGGGCAAATGGGAAATAGCGAAGTAGGGCATATGTGCATAGGAAGCGGGCGGGTTTTGTATCAAAATTTGGTAAAAATTTCGCTTGGGTTTAAAGACGGCTCACTCTCTCAAAACGCAAAACTAAAAGAGCTTTTTACAAAGTGTAAAAATATCCATATAATAGGGCTTTATAGCGATGGGGGCGTGCATTCTCATCTTGAGCATTTTGATGATATGTGCAAACTTGCTAAGGATAACGGATGTGAAATTTACGCTCATGCGATAACCGATGGTAGGGACGTAGCGCCTACGAGTGCGGCGGAGTTTGTGAAGCAGCTTGAAGAGAAATTTAACGTGGCTACGGTTTGCGGTAGATTTTACGCTATGGATAGAGATAAGCGCTGGGATAGGGTAAGTGAGGCTTATAAGACTATGATTGATGGTGCAAATTTACAGAGCCTAAAACCAAGCGAATATATCCAAAATAGCTATGACGAAGGCGTTTTGGACGAGTTTATAAAACCTGCCAGTTTTAACGGCTTTAAAGGGATTGGCAAAGATGACGGAGTTGTGTTTATAAATTTTAGAAATGATAGGATGAGGCAGATAGTAGCGGCGTTTGGTGTGAGCGAATTTAGTGAATTTAAGCGCCCTTTTGTAGTGCAAAATTTAGTAACTATGACGGAATACGACGCAAATTTTAGCTTTCCTGTTTTGTTTGAAAACGATAAGATAACAAATACTTTAGCAGAGGTTATATCTCGTGCCGGACTTCGCCAGCTTCACACGGCAGAGACTGAGAAATACGCTCATGTGACTTTTTTCTTTAACGGCGGAGTTGAGGAACTGCTTGAAAACGAAACTAGAATTTTAATCCCAAGCCCAAAAGTTAAAACTTATGATGAAAAGCCCGAAATGAGCGCTGATGGTGTGTGCGATGCGGTTTTAAAAGCGATTGATGACGGGCAGGATTTTATCGTAGTAAATTTCGCAAACGGCGATATGGTAGGACATACTGGCGATTTTAATGCGGGCGTAAAAGCAGTAGAGGCTGTAGATAGCGCGCTTGGTAAGATTGTCGCTAAGGTAGAGGAAAAGGGCTATGCTATGATAATTACGAGTGATCACGGTAACTGCGAAGAGATGCGAGATAAAAGCGGAATGCTCACAAACCACACGACTTACGATGTGTTTTGCTTTGTGCTGGGTGATGGAGTGAAAGAAGTAAAAACCGGTGGGCTAAATAATATCGCAGCAAGCGTTCTTAGGCTAATGGGACTTGAAAAACCGGCCGAGATGGACGAGCCGTTGATTTAG
- a CDS encoding DNA adenine methylase, producing the protein MKTYSPLRYPGGKGILFSWISNLLRQNNLIGGNYIESYAGGAGLAFGLVLNGLVDRIFINDFDRSIYAIWDCILNDTDNFIAKINNAQVNLKEWQVQKEIIKNQQDYSNLELGFAAFFLNRTNVSGIIKGGPIGGMKQSSKYTVDCRFNKKYLIQKIIQIADKKTNIEIFNLDAVEFISLIVKMANRKSLLYLDPPYYKKGPELYRNFYQHNDHVKLSQILKDINLPLLVTYDNCDEIRELYLKFDKFDFNLRYSASLKQKSIGSELMIFKNLKMIDKPNLIKGV; encoded by the coding sequence ATGAAAACATATTCGCCATTAAGATATCCTGGCGGGAAAGGCATTTTGTTTAGTTGGATTAGTAATTTGCTAAGACAAAATAATTTAATAGGCGGTAATTATATAGAATCTTATGCTGGTGGAGCAGGACTTGCCTTTGGTCTAGTTTTAAATGGTCTTGTGGATAGAATTTTTATAAATGATTTTGATAGATCTATATATGCTATTTGGGATTGTATATTAAACGATACAGATAATTTTATTGCTAAAATCAATAACGCTCAGGTAAATTTAAAAGAGTGGCAAGTCCAAAAAGAGATAATCAAAAATCAACAAGACTACTCAAATTTAGAGCTTGGTTTTGCCGCGTTTTTTTTAAATCGCACAAATGTTTCAGGTATCATAAAAGGCGGGCCAATTGGCGGTATGAAACAAAGTAGCAAATATACTGTTGATTGCAGATTTAATAAAAAATATTTAATTCAAAAAATCATACAAATTGCAGATAAAAAGACTAACATTGAAATTTTTAATTTAGATGCGGTTGAGTTTATAAGTCTCATTGTTAAAATGGCAAATCGCAAATCGTTGCTCTACCTTGATCCGCCTTATTATAAAAAAGGTCCTGAGCTTTATAGAAATTTTTATCAGCACAATGATCATGTAAAACTTTCGCAAATTTTAAAAGATATAAATCTTCCTTTACTTGTAACCTATGATAATTGCGATGAGATAAGAGAGCTGTATTTGAAATTTGATAAATTTGATTTTAATCTTAGATACTCGGCTAGCTTAAAACAAAAAAGTATCGGCAGTGAGCTAATGATTTTTAAAAATTTAAAGATGATTGATAAGCCAAATTTAATAAAAGGGGTTTAA